In one Streptomyces sp. T12 genomic region, the following are encoded:
- the prcA gene encoding proteasome subunit alpha: MSTPFYVSPQQAMADRAEYARKGIARGRSLVVLQYADGIVFVGENPSRALHKFSEIYDRIGFAAAGKYNEYENLRIGGVRYADLRGYTYDRDDVTARGLANVYAQTLGTIFSSAAEKPYEVELVVAEVGETPEGDQIYRLPHDGSIVDEHGSVAVGGNAELISNYLDQRHQDGMSLAEALKLAVQALSRESNGTQREIPAERLEVAVLDRTRPQSRKFKRIVGRQLARLLEAGGAATEAESADGAEDSEDSGGSEE; this comes from the coding sequence GTGTCGACGCCGTTCTATGTCTCACCCCAGCAGGCCATGGCCGACCGGGCGGAGTACGCCCGTAAGGGCATCGCCCGTGGCCGCAGCCTGGTCGTGCTGCAGTACGCCGACGGCATTGTCTTCGTCGGCGAGAACCCGTCCCGCGCGCTGCACAAGTTCAGCGAGATCTATGACCGGATCGGCTTCGCGGCGGCCGGCAAGTACAACGAGTACGAGAATCTGCGGATCGGTGGTGTGCGGTACGCCGATCTTCGTGGTTACACCTACGACCGTGACGATGTGACCGCCCGTGGTCTTGCCAACGTCTACGCCCAGACGCTGGGCACGATCTTCTCTTCCGCGGCGGAGAAGCCGTACGAGGTGGAGCTGGTCGTCGCCGAGGTCGGTGAGACTCCGGAGGGTGACCAGATCTATCGGCTGCCGCATGACGGCTCGATCGTGGACGAGCACGGCTCGGTCGCGGTCGGCGGTAATGCCGAGTTGATCAGCAACTATCTGGATCAGCGTCATCAGGACGGCATGAGTCTTGCCGAGGCTCTCAAGCTGGCGGTCCAGGCTCTGTCCCGTGAGTCGAACGGCACGCAGCGGGAGATTCCCGCGGAGCGCCTGGAGGTCGCGGTGCTGGACCGTACGCGTCCGCAGTCGCGGAAGTTCAAGCGCATCGTCGGTCGCCAGCTGGCTCGGTTGCTGGAGGCGGGGGGAGCGGCCACCGAGGCCGAGAGCGCCGACGGTGCGGAGGACTCCGAGGACTCCGGCGGTTCCGAGGAGTAG
- the prcB gene encoding proteasome subunit beta gives MEANTRSTGRLPAAFLTPGSSSFVDFLSEHQPELLPGNRQLPPTQGVIEAPHGTTIVGVTFPGGVVLAGDRRATMGNVIAQRDIEKVFPADEYSAVGMAGTAGLAIEMVKLFQLELEHFEKVEGAQLSLEGKANRLSTMIRQNLGMAMQGLAVVPIFAGYDVDREKGRIFSYDVTGGRSEETGYAATGSGSIFARGAMKKLFRDDLNEAEATTLVVQALYDAADDDSATGGPDVARRIYPIVTVITESGFRRLSDDESSEIARSILERRLEQPDGPRAALL, from the coding sequence GTGGAAGCCAACACTCGTAGCACCGGGCGTCTACCAGCTGCCTTCCTGACGCCTGGGTCGTCCTCGTTCGTGGACTTTCTCTCCGAGCATCAGCCGGAGCTGCTGCCCGGCAACCGGCAACTCCCACCCACGCAGGGCGTGATCGAGGCGCCGCACGGGACGACCATCGTCGGTGTGACGTTCCCGGGGGGCGTGGTGCTCGCCGGTGACCGTCGGGCCACCATGGGCAACGTCATCGCCCAGCGCGACATCGAGAAGGTCTTCCCGGCCGACGAGTACTCGGCCGTGGGTATGGCCGGTACGGCCGGTCTGGCCATTGAGATGGTGAAGCTCTTCCAGTTGGAGCTGGAGCACTTCGAGAAGGTCGAGGGTGCGCAGCTGTCGCTGGAGGGCAAGGCGAATCGTCTGTCGACGATGATTCGGCAGAACCTGGGGATGGCCATGCAGGGGCTGGCCGTGGTGCCGATCTTCGCGGGGTATGACGTGGATCGGGAGAAGGGGCGGATCTTCTCCTACGACGTGACCGGTGGTCGTTCCGAGGAGACGGGTTACGCCGCCACCGGTTCGGGGTCGATCTTCGCGCGTGGTGCCATGAAGAAGCTCTTCCGTGATGACCTGAACGAGGCCGAGGCCACGACGCTCGTGGTGCAGGCCCTGTATGACGCGGCTGACGACGACTCGGCGACCGGTGGTCCCGATGTCGCCCGCCGGATCTACCCGATCGTCACCGTGATCACCGAGTCCGGCTTCCGTCGGCTCAGCGATGACGAGTCCTCTGAGATCGCCCGTTCCATCCTGGAGCGGCGTCTGGAGCAGCCCGACGGCCCGCGGGCCGCGCTGCTGTAG
- a CDS encoding endonuclease VII domain-containing protein, whose translation MTSEESVKRCVRCGEDKPYAAFARRRSNLDGLQRHCRDCASDYHRTRQQGLGRKVRRKVEVPEGHKLCLKCGEVKPWSEWHRNATASDGLSTRCKACRAAEGRAGHLKRHYGLTEAERDEMVASQMGLCVICLKAPAVHVDHCHKTGRVRGVLCFNCNSAIGKLGDDPDAVRRAAAYLEGIAWKPTLVAPGVYQLPS comes from the coding sequence TTGACAAGCGAAGAGAGCGTGAAGCGCTGCGTGCGGTGCGGTGAGGACAAGCCGTACGCAGCCTTCGCTCGTAGGCGGTCCAATCTGGACGGTCTGCAGCGACACTGCCGGGATTGCGCGTCGGACTATCACCGGACGCGTCAGCAGGGCCTCGGCCGGAAGGTCCGCCGGAAGGTTGAGGTGCCCGAGGGGCACAAGCTCTGCTTGAAATGCGGCGAGGTAAAGCCGTGGAGCGAGTGGCACCGCAACGCAACGGCCTCAGACGGGCTGTCGACGCGCTGCAAGGCGTGCCGAGCCGCCGAGGGCCGCGCGGGTCACTTGAAGCGCCACTACGGCCTCACCGAAGCCGAGCGTGACGAGATGGTTGCCTCTCAGATGGGGCTCTGCGTGATCTGTCTGAAGGCTCCGGCCGTACATGTGGATCACTGCCACAAGACGGGTAGGGTCCGTGGCGTACTGTGCTTCAACTGCAATTCGGCCATCGGCAAGTTGGGCGACGATCCCGACGCCGTCCGCCGGGCCGCCGCTTACTTGGAAGGAATCGCGTGGAAGCCAACACTCGTAGCACCGGGCGTCTACCAGCTGCCTTCCTGA
- a CDS encoding ubiquitin-like protein Pup, with product MATKDTGGGQQKATRSTEEVEEQAAETQASEDLKERQEKLSDDVDSVLDEIDDVLEENAEDFVRSFVQKGGQ from the coding sequence ATGGCAACCAAGGACACCGGCGGCGGACAGCAGAAGGCCACGCGTTCCACTGAGGAGGTCGAGGAGCAGGCGGCAGAGACGCAGGCTTCCGAGGACCTCAAGGAGCGGCAGGAGAAGCTGAGCGACGACGTGGACTCGGTTCTGGACGAGATTGACGATGTCCTGGAGGAGAACGCCGAGGACTTCGTTCGATCATTCGTTCAGAAAGGCGGCCAGTAG
- the dop gene encoding depupylase/deamidase Dop yields MTVRRVMGIETEYGISVPGHPNANAMLTSSQIVNAYAAAMHRARRARWDFEEENPLRDARGFDLAREAADSSQLTDEDIGLANVILTNGARLYVDHAHPEYSAPEVTNPRDAVLWDKAGERIMAEAAERAAQLPGAQPIHLYKNNTDNKGASYGTHENYLMKRETPFSDIVRHLTPFFVSRQVVTGAGRVGIGQDGHEHGFQLSQRADYFEVEVGLETTLKRPIINTRDEPHADAEKYRRLHVIIGDANLSEISTYLKLGTTALVLSMIEDSFIAVDLAVDQPVRTLHQVSHDPSLKRLITLRSGRTLTAVQLQMEYYELSRKYVEERFGADADEQTKDVLTRWEDTLNRLERDPMSLAGELDWVAKRELMEGYRRRDNLDWDAARLHLVDLQYADVRPEKGLYNRLAARGRMKRLLDETEVERAKAKPPEDTRAYFRGRCLEQYADDVAAASWDSVIFDLPGRDSLQRVPTLEPLRGTRNHVKELLDRCRTAEDLVRVLSGG; encoded by the coding sequence ATGACCGTACGGCGAGTAATGGGCATCGAGACGGAGTACGGGATCTCCGTCCCCGGCCACCCCAACGCCAATGCCATGCTCACCTCATCCCAGATCGTCAACGCCTACGCGGCGGCGATGCACCGGGCCCGCCGGGCCCGCTGGGACTTCGAGGAGGAGAACCCGCTGCGGGACGCGCGAGGCTTCGACCTCGCCCGCGAGGCCGCCGACTCCAGCCAGCTCACCGACGAGGACATCGGCCTGGCCAACGTCATCCTCACCAACGGAGCGCGACTCTACGTCGACCACGCGCACCCCGAATACAGCGCGCCCGAGGTCACCAACCCACGGGACGCCGTCCTGTGGGACAAGGCCGGCGAGCGCATCATGGCCGAAGCCGCCGAACGCGCCGCCCAGCTCCCCGGCGCCCAGCCCATCCACCTCTACAAGAACAACACCGACAACAAGGGCGCCTCCTACGGCACGCACGAGAACTACCTGATGAAGCGGGAAACCCCCTTCTCCGACATCGTGCGCCACCTCACCCCCTTCTTCGTCTCCCGCCAGGTCGTCACCGGAGCAGGCCGCGTCGGCATCGGCCAGGACGGCCACGAACACGGTTTCCAGCTCAGCCAGCGAGCGGACTACTTCGAGGTCGAGGTGGGGCTGGAGACCACCCTGAAGCGCCCGATCATCAACACCCGCGACGAACCCCACGCCGACGCCGAGAAGTACCGCCGCCTGCACGTGATCATCGGCGACGCGAACCTCTCGGAGATCTCCACGTACCTGAAGCTGGGTACGACGGCCCTGGTCCTGTCGATGATCGAGGACAGCTTCATCGCGGTGGACCTGGCCGTCGACCAGCCCGTACGCACACTCCACCAGGTCTCGCACGACCCGTCCCTCAAGCGCCTGATCACCCTCCGCAGCGGCCGCACACTCACCGCCGTACAGCTCCAGATGGAGTACTACGAGCTGTCGCGCAAATATGTGGAGGAGCGCTTCGGCGCCGACGCCGACGAGCAGACCAAGGACGTCCTCACCCGCTGGGAGGACACCCTGAACCGCCTCGAACGCGACCCCATGAGCCTCGCCGGCGAACTGGACTGGGTCGCCAAGCGGGAGCTCATGGAGGGCTACCGCCGCCGCGACAACCTCGACTGGGACGCAGCCAGGCTCCACCTCGTCGACCTCCAGTACGCCGACGTACGCCCTGAAAAGGGCCTCTACAACCGCCTCGCGGCCCGGGGACGCATGAAGCGCCTCCTGGACGAGACGGAAGTCGAGAGGGCCAAGGCCAAGCCGCCGGAGGACACACGCGCGTACTTCCGCGGGCGCTGCCTGGAGCAGTACGCCGACGACGTCGCCGCGGCCTCCTGGGACTCGGTGATCTTCGACCTGCCCGGCCGGGACTCCCTCCAGCGTGTTCCAACCCTCGAACCACTTCGCGGAACGCGAAATCACGTCAAGGAGCTCCTGGACCGCTGCCGCACCGCAGAGGACCTGGTCAGGGTCCTGTCAGGCGGCTGA
- the arc gene encoding proteasome ATPase — translation MAAHDDDMNRGIRPGRGSDDPAGQIAYLEQEIAVLRRKLADSPRHTRILEERIVELQTNLAGVSAQNERLANTLREARDQIVALKEEVDRLAQPPAGFGVFLQANEDGTADIFTGGRKLRVNVSPSVELDDLRRGQELMLNEALNVVEAMEYESVGDIVTLKEILEDGERALVVGHTDEERVVRLAEPLLDVTIRPGDALLLEPRSGYVYEVVPKSEVEELVLEEVPDIGYEQIGGLGNQIEMIRDAVELPYLYPDLFKEHELRPPKGVLLYGPPGCGKTLIAKAVANSLAKKVAEVTGQAQGKSFFLNIKGPELLNKYVGETERQIRLVFQRAREKASEGTPVIVFFDEMESLFRTRGSGVSSDVENTIVPQLLAEIDGVEGLQNVVVIGASNREDMIDPAILRPGRLDVKIKIERPDAEAAKDIFGKYLTERLPLHPEDLGEHGDSRTTTVQSMIQTAVEQMYAESEENRFLEVTYANGDKEVLYFKDFNSGAMIENIVGRAKKMAIKDFLEHNQKGLRVSHLLQACVDEFKENEDLPNTTNPDDWARISGKKGERIVYIRTLITGKQGADTGRSIDTVANTGQYL, via the coding sequence GTGGCAGCCCACGACGACGACATGAACCGCGGCATCCGCCCGGGACGAGGGTCCGACGACCCGGCCGGGCAGATCGCCTACCTTGAGCAGGAGATCGCCGTCCTGCGACGCAAGCTCGCCGACTCTCCGCGACACACGAGGATTCTCGAAGAGCGGATCGTCGAGCTGCAGACCAATCTGGCCGGCGTCTCCGCACAGAACGAGCGACTGGCCAACACGCTCCGTGAGGCCCGCGACCAGATCGTGGCCCTCAAGGAAGAAGTCGACCGGCTCGCACAGCCACCGGCCGGCTTCGGTGTCTTCCTGCAAGCCAACGAGGACGGCACCGCCGACATCTTCACCGGAGGCCGCAAACTCCGCGTGAACGTCAGCCCGAGCGTCGAACTCGACGACCTCAGGCGCGGCCAGGAACTGATGCTCAACGAAGCGCTCAACGTGGTCGAAGCCATGGAGTACGAGAGCGTCGGCGACATCGTCACCCTCAAGGAGATCCTCGAGGACGGCGAGCGCGCCCTCGTGGTGGGGCACACCGACGAGGAACGGGTGGTACGGCTCGCCGAGCCACTGCTGGACGTCACCATCCGTCCCGGCGACGCCCTGCTGCTCGAACCCCGCTCCGGCTATGTCTACGAGGTTGTCCCCAAGAGCGAGGTCGAGGAACTCGTCCTCGAAGAAGTACCGGACATCGGCTACGAACAGATCGGCGGTCTGGGCAACCAGATCGAAATGATCCGCGACGCAGTCGAGCTCCCGTACCTCTACCCCGACCTGTTCAAGGAGCACGAACTGCGCCCACCCAAGGGCGTCCTCCTTTACGGCCCCCCCGGATGCGGCAAGACACTCATCGCCAAAGCCGTCGCCAACTCGCTGGCCAAAAAGGTCGCCGAAGTCACCGGCCAGGCCCAAGGCAAGAGCTTCTTCCTCAACATCAAGGGCCCCGAGCTCCTCAACAAGTACGTCGGCGAAACCGAGCGACAGATTCGCCTCGTCTTCCAGCGAGCCCGTGAAAAGGCCAGCGAGGGCACACCCGTCATCGTCTTCTTCGACGAGATGGAATCCCTCTTCCGCACCCGCGGATCCGGCGTCAGCTCGGACGTGGAGAACACCATCGTCCCCCAGCTGCTCGCCGAGATCGACGGCGTGGAAGGCCTGCAGAACGTGGTCGTCATCGGCGCCTCCAACCGCGAGGACATGATCGACCCCGCCATCCTGCGCCCTGGCCGCCTGGACGTGAAGATCAAGATCGAACGTCCCGACGCCGAGGCCGCCAAGGACATCTTCGGCAAGTACCTCACAGAACGCCTCCCACTGCACCCCGAGGACCTCGGCGAACACGGCGACAGCAGGACGACCACGGTCCAGAGCATGATCCAGACCGCCGTCGAGCAGATGTACGCCGAATCCGAGGAAAACCGCTTCCTGGAAGTCACCTACGCCAACGGCGACAAGGAAGTCCTCTACTTCAAGGACTTCAACTCCGGCGCCATGATCGAAAACATCGTGGGCCGCGCCAAGAAAATGGCGATCAAGGACTTCCTCGAACACAACCAAAAGGGCCTCCGCGTCTCCCACCTCCTCCAGGCATGCGTGGACGAGTTCAAGGAGAACGAGGACCTGCCCAACACCACCAACCCGGACGACTGGGCCCGCATCTCCGGAAAGAAGGGCGAACGGATCGTCTACATCCGCACCCTCATCACCGGAAAGCAGGGCGCAGACACCGGACGCTCCATCGACACGGTGGCGAACACCGGTCAGTACCTGTAA
- a CDS encoding ferredoxin, with product MSVEQAAGVDGEVLEVWIDQDLCTGDGICAQYAPEVFELDIDGLAYVKSGEDELLQAKGATTPVPLPLLTDVVDSAKECPGECIHVRRVSDKVEVYGPDAE from the coding sequence ATGAGCGTGGAGCAGGCGGCCGGGGTCGACGGTGAGGTGCTGGAGGTCTGGATCGATCAGGATCTCTGTACCGGCGACGGCATCTGCGCCCAGTACGCGCCTGAGGTGTTCGAGCTGGACATCGACGGTCTGGCCTATGTGAAGAGCGGCGAGGACGAGCTGTTGCAGGCCAAGGGGGCCACAACGCCCGTTCCGTTGCCGCTTCTCACGGATGTGGTGGACTCGGCGAAGGAGTGTCCGGGCGAGTGCATCCATGTGCGTCGCGTTTCGGACAAGGTCGAGGTGTACGGTCCGGACGCCGAGTGA
- a CDS encoding tRNA (adenine-N1)-methyltransferase, which produces MSEPTGAARRRGPFKVGDQVQLTDPKGRHYTFTLEDGKNFHTHKGSFPHDELIGAPEGSVVRTTGNVAYLALRPLLPDYVLSMPRGAAVVYPKDAGQILAFADIFPGARVVEAGVGSGSLSSFLLRAIGDQGMLHSYERREDFAEIAKQNVERYFGGPHPAWQLTVGDLQDNLSDTEVDRVILDMLAPWECLEAVSKALVPGGIVCCYVATTTQLARTVESIREIGCFNEPTAWETMIRNWHIEGLAVRPDHRMIGHTGFLLTARRLADGVEPPMRRRRPAKGAYGEDYEGPNADGGAGR; this is translated from the coding sequence ATGTCCGAACCGACCGGTGCCGCCCGCAGGCGCGGGCCCTTCAAGGTCGGGGACCAGGTTCAGCTGACCGACCCCAAGGGCCGCCACTACACGTTCACGCTCGAGGACGGGAAGAACTTCCACACCCACAAGGGTTCCTTCCCGCACGACGAGCTGATCGGCGCTCCCGAGGGCAGCGTTGTCCGCACCACCGGGAACGTCGCCTACCTCGCGCTGCGCCCCCTGCTCCCCGACTACGTCCTGTCCATGCCCCGCGGCGCCGCCGTGGTCTACCCCAAGGACGCGGGGCAGATCCTCGCCTTCGCCGACATCTTCCCCGGCGCCCGCGTCGTGGAGGCCGGCGTCGGCTCCGGCTCGCTCAGCAGCTTCCTGCTGCGCGCCATCGGCGACCAGGGCATGCTGCACTCCTACGAGCGCCGCGAGGACTTCGCCGAGATCGCGAAGCAGAACGTGGAGCGCTACTTCGGCGGCCCGCACCCCGCCTGGCAGCTCACCGTCGGCGACCTCCAGGACAACCTGAGCGACACCGAGGTCGACCGCGTCATCCTCGACATGCTCGCCCCCTGGGAGTGCCTGGAGGCCGTCTCCAAGGCGCTCGTCCCCGGCGGCATCGTCTGCTGCTACGTCGCCACCACCACCCAGCTCGCCCGGACCGTGGAGTCCATCCGCGAGATCGGCTGCTTCAACGAGCCGACCGCCTGGGAGACGATGATCCGCAACTGGCACATCGAGGGCCTGGCCGTCCGCCCGGACCACCGCATGATCGGCCACACCGGCTTCCTGCTCACCGCCCGCCGCCTCGCCGACGGCGTCGAGCCGCCCATGCGCCGCCGCCGCCCCGCCAAGGGTGCCTACGGCGAGGACTACGAAGGCCCCAACGCCGACGGAGGCGCCGGCCGCTGA
- a CDS encoding site-2 protease family protein — protein sequence MDESGGSGQPRSGTDESTDRRADRMTPATDPTRPDPAPNAEQPTDTQPGDTDRDSQDEAPRHSRGADTPSDTGGEADSENSDSENSGNGPAGRSPAQELAADSAPRAPHGSTDGEAARQAPEAPVTQQGPDDTAHDPTAPASPQPPAQAAPDADADADADADAHPRPHTPTKPDHQATQPHPTPSHPGHALAHSGAGKTRPPQRPREPRGGLLMGRPFGVPVYVAPSWFLVAALITWVFGGQLDRVLPELGAARYLVSLFFAVAFYASVLVHELAHTVAALRFKLPVRRIQLQFFGGVSEIEKEAETPGREFVLAFVGPLLSLVLAGVFYAAMQTVEPGTVPGVLLAGLMVSNLIVAAFNLLPGLPLDGGRMLRAVVWKITGKPMTGTIAAAWIGRALAVSVLVGLPLLTQSGALGSDAVDNVGMDTVMDALLAAILAAIIWTGAGNSLRMARLREHLPELRARTLTRRAVPVETDTPLSEALRRANAAGARALVVVDADGNPLSLVREAAIVGVPEHRRPWVAVSGLAQDLTDGMRVSAELAGEELLDALRAAPATEYLVVEETGEIYGVLSAADVERAFVKAMARPS from the coding sequence GTGGACGAGAGCGGCGGGAGCGGGCAGCCGCGGTCCGGCACCGACGAGTCGACCGATCGCCGAGCGGACCGTATGACCCCGGCCACCGACCCCACACGCCCCGACCCGGCCCCGAACGCCGAACAGCCCACGGACACTCAGCCAGGGGACACCGACCGGGACTCGCAGGACGAGGCCCCGCGACACTCGCGGGGCGCGGACACCCCGAGTGACACAGGCGGCGAGGCAGACAGCGAGAACAGCGACAGCGAGAACAGCGGGAACGGCCCTGCGGGTCGGTCACCGGCGCAAGAGCTCGCAGCCGACTCCGCGCCCCGGGCACCGCACGGCTCCACCGACGGTGAGGCAGCCCGTCAGGCGCCGGAGGCACCCGTAACCCAGCAGGGCCCCGACGACACCGCTCATGACCCCACGGCACCCGCGTCGCCCCAGCCCCCCGCGCAAGCGGCCCCCGACGCCGACGCCGACGCCGACGCCGACGCCGACGCGCACCCGCGCCCGCACACCCCCACCAAGCCGGACCACCAAGCCACCCAGCCCCACCCCACCCCCAGCCACCCCGGCCACGCCCTCGCCCACTCCGGCGCGGGAAAGACCCGCCCGCCCCAACGCCCCCGGGAGCCCCGAGGCGGGTTGCTGATGGGCCGGCCGTTCGGCGTTCCCGTGTACGTCGCCCCCAGCTGGTTCCTCGTCGCCGCCCTCATCACCTGGGTCTTCGGCGGGCAGCTCGACCGGGTATTGCCCGAGCTCGGCGCCGCCCGCTACCTCGTCTCCCTCTTCTTCGCCGTCGCCTTCTACGCCTCCGTCCTCGTCCACGAACTCGCGCACACCGTCGCCGCCCTCCGCTTCAAGCTCCCCGTGCGCCGCATCCAGCTGCAGTTCTTCGGCGGCGTCTCCGAGATCGAGAAGGAAGCCGAGACACCGGGACGGGAGTTCGTGCTCGCCTTCGTCGGCCCGCTGCTCTCCCTCGTCCTCGCCGGCGTCTTCTACGCAGCCATGCAGACCGTCGAACCCGGCACCGTACCCGGCGTCCTGCTGGCCGGCCTGATGGTCTCCAACCTCATCGTGGCCGCCTTCAACCTGCTCCCCGGCCTGCCCCTCGACGGCGGCCGCATGCTCCGCGCGGTCGTCTGGAAGATCACCGGCAAGCCGATGACCGGCACCATCGCCGCCGCCTGGATCGGCCGCGCCCTCGCCGTCTCCGTCCTCGTCGGCCTCCCGCTGCTCACCCAGTCCGGAGCCCTCGGCTCCGACGCCGTGGACAACGTCGGCATGGACACCGTCATGGACGCCCTGCTCGCCGCCATCCTCGCCGCGATCATCTGGACCGGCGCCGGCAACAGCCTGCGCATGGCCCGCCTGCGCGAGCACCTCCCCGAACTGCGCGCCCGCACCCTCACCCGCCGCGCCGTCCCGGTGGAGACCGACACCCCCCTCTCCGAGGCCCTGCGCCGCGCCAACGCCGCCGGCGCCCGCGCCCTGGTCGTCGTCGACGCCGACGGCAACCCCCTCTCCCTCGTCCGCGAGGCCGCCATCGTCGGCGTACCGGAACACCGCCGCCCCTGGGTCGCCGTCAGCGGCCTCGCCCAGGACCTGACCGACGGCATGCGCGTCTCCGCAGAGCTGGCGGGCGAAGAACTCCTCGACGCCCTGCGCGCGGCTCCGGCGACGGAGTACCTCGTCGTCGAGGAGACCGGCGAGATCTACGGCGTCCTGTCCGCGGCGGACGTGGAGCGCGCCTTCGTGAAGGCCATGGCCCGCCCCAGCTGA